One region of Miscanthus floridulus cultivar M001 chromosome 19, ASM1932011v1, whole genome shotgun sequence genomic DNA includes:
- the LOC136527058 gene encoding uncharacterized protein isoform X1, producing MSSTAAPVAFIGADELSVELAASFLRSGARVRSFVPEAERSPSAALAELNGLLRCASPVEAARDAALVVVLSDAGGVDELFFGVEGIAKGLCAGSIVLIRSTLLPSQLEKLEQKLTGEKKDVFLLDGYIFSGLSDELKQQIIIVASGRQDIAERARKFFHSLYNIVYFAEGEFCTSSKLRVVNDLLEGIHFVASMEAMYLGVRAGIHPSIIYDIISNAAGSSRIFVELVPKLLSEDPLLIDILNSARKNASHVMDMAKSVTFPLPLLGVAYQQLIHGSSAVTADGSASPLKVWEASFGVNIVDAASQQIYDASTLADQLVMESKAANQIGFIGLGAMGFGMASHLLKSGFCVVAYDVRTLLTFLSFPTPQFAQCIVAVRFADLGGSTKGSPEEVAKDVEILIIMVANESQADSVLFGNAGAVPVLSAGTSVILSSTVSPGFVIHLNRRLEAECRQIKLVDAPVSGGVKRAADGTLTIMASGTDEALHCTGSVLSALNEKLYVIKGGCGAASSVKMVNQLLAGVHIASAAEAMSFAARLNLRTRRVFEIMQHARGYSWMFGNRVPHMLDNDYTPYSAVDIFVKDLGIVSSESSNSRIPVHVSTIAHQLFISGSASGWGRYDDAAVVKVYETLTSVKVEGKAPMLSKEDVLRSLPAEWTEDPIDNLVPIASQSSKKILVVLDDDPTGTQTVHDIEVLTEWPVEALVEQFLKLPTCFFILTNSRSMTADKAMLLVQTICRNLEAAAKKVPGVSYTVVLRGDSTLRGHFPEEADAAVSVLGEMDAWIICPFFLQGGRYTINDVHYVADSDRLIPAGETEFAKDAAFGYKTSNLRQWVEEKTRGRVSENQVSTISITLLHKQGPTAVCEHLCSLEKGSVCIVNAASNRDMAVFASGMIQAELKGKRFLCRTAASFVSARIGIKPKPPICPNDLGLKRALTGGLIIVGSYVPKTTKQVDELRSQCGQSLRVIEVSVEMVSMKSMEDRDQEISRIVELGNAYIQSRKDTLVVTSRQLITGKTPEESLEINYKVSSALMEIVRRIDSKPHYIIAKGGITSSDIATKALEAKRAKVMGQALAGVPLWQLGPESRFPGVPYIVFPGNVGDNSALAKVVKSWASPSRSSTKELLLNAEKGGYAVGAFNVYNLEGIEAVVAAAETEKSPAILQIHPSALKQGGVPLVACCIAAAEQSSVPISVHYDHGISKSDLLQALEAGFDSVMVDGSHLTLGENILYTKSISSLAHAKGLLVEAELGRLSGSEDGLTVEEYEARFTDVAQAEGFIDETSIDGLAVCIGNVHGKYPPSGPNLRFDLLKDLRALTLKKGVSLVLHGASGLPHELVKECIDLGVRKFNVNTEVRNSYLESLRKPEKDLIQVMASAKEAMKAVVAEKLRLFGSSGKA from the exons ATGTCGTCGACCGCGGCCCCCGTGGCCTTCATCGGCGCGGACGAGCTCAGCGTCGAGCTCGCCGCCTCCTTCCTCCGCTCCGGCGCCCGCGTCCGCTCGTTCGTCCCCGAG GCGGAACGGTCGCCATCTGCGGCGCTCGCGGAGTTGAATGGCCTCCTCCGGTGCGCGAGCCCAGTGGAAGCCGCGCGAG ATGCTGCGCTGGTCGTTGTGCTAAGCGATGCTGGTGGAGTTGACGAGTTGTTCTTCGGAGTTGAGGGTATCGCGAAAG GATTATGCGCGGGTTCGATTGTATTGATTCGTTCGACATTGCTGCCTAGCCAGTTGGAGAAGCTGGAGCAGAAGCTTACAG GTGAGAAGAAGGATGTCTTCCTTCTGGATGGATACATTTTCAGTGGTTTATCTGATGAACTAAAGCAACAGATTATT ATTGTTGCATCTGGGAGACAGGACATAGCAGAAAGAGCTAGAAAGTTTTTCCATA GTCTATACAATATCGTTTACTTTGCTGAAGGTGAATTTTGCACTAGCAG CAAACTTAGGGTGGTGAATGATTTGCTGGAGGGCATTCATTTTGTTGCGTCTATGGAAGCAATGTATCTTGGTGTTCGAGCTGGGATTCATCCATCAATTATCTATGACATAATATCGAATGCTGCTGGGAGCTCAAG GATATTTGTGGAGTTAGTTCCAAAACTTCTGAGTGAGGATCCTTTGCTTATTGATATTCTAAACTCAGCAAGGAAAAATGCA AGCCATGTGATGGATATGGCAAAATCAGTAACATTTCCGCTGCCACTTCTGGGTGTTGCCTATCAACAATTGATACATG GTTCTTCAGCAGTAACTGCAGATGGATCTGCCTCACCACTGAAG GTTTGGGAAGCATCATTTGGAGTAAATATTGTAGATGCTGCCAGTCAACAAATCTATGATGCAAGCACATTAGCTGATCAGCTtgttatggaatctaaagcagCAAACCAGATTGGCTTCATTGGTCTTGGAGCTATGGGCTTTGGAATGGCATCCCATTTGCTGAAATCAGGGTTCTGTGTTGTTGCTTATGATGTGAGAACTCTTCTGACTTTCTTATCCTTCCCAACTCCACAATTTGCCCAATGTATTGTTGCAGTAAG GTTTGCTGATTTAGGTGGATCAACAAAAGGTTCTCCTGAGGAAGTAGCAAAAG ATGTGGAAATACTTATTATCATGGTTGCAAATGAGTCTCAAGCTGATAGTGTTCTTTTTGGAAATGCTGGTGCTGTACCAG TGTTATCTGCTGGAACATCTGTCATCCTTTCTTCTACAGTTTCTCCTGGATTTGTGATCCACCTCAACAGAAGATTAGAAG CTGAATGCCGACAGATAAAGTTGGTTGATGCTCCAGTATCTGGTGGTGTCAAAAGGGCGGCAGATGGGACACTAACT ATAATGGCTTCAGGGACAGATGAAGCTCTGCATTGCACTGGTTCTGTTCTGTCAG CGCTGAATGAAAAGTTGTATGTAATCAAAGGAGGATGTGGAGCTGCAAG TTCTGTTAAGATGGTCAACCAACTTCTTGCTGGGGTTCATATAGCCTCAGCAGCTGAAGCCATGTCATTTGCTGCTCGACTAAATTTGAGAACAAGAAGAGTCTTCGAAATTATGCAACATGCAAGAGGTTATTCATG GATGTTTGGAAATCGTGTGCCACACATGCTCGATAATGATTATACACCTTATTCTGCAGTGGATATATTTGTCAAGGATCTG GGTATAGTATCTTCTGAAAGTTCCAATTCGAGGATTCCAGTGCACGTCTCTACTATTGCCCACCAGCTGTTTATTTCAG GATCTGCTTCTGGGTGGGGTAGATATGACGATGCTGCCGTTGTGAAG GTCTATGAGACATTAACTAGTGTAAAAGTTGAAGGGAAGGCTCCCATGCTCAGTAAAGAAGATGTCCTTCGTTCTCTTCctgctgaatggacagaagatCCAATTGATAATCTTGTACCTATTGCATCTCAAAGTAGCAAAAAGATTCTTGTAGTTTTAGATGATGATCCAACTGGGACTCAAACAGTTCATGATATAGAAGTTTTAACTGAATG GCCTGTTGAAGCCCTTGTCGAACAGTTTCTCAAGCTACCAACTTGCTTTTTTATTTTGACAAACTCTCGTTCCATGACTGCTGATAAG GCCATGCTGCTAGTACAAACTATCTGCAGAAATCTTGAAGCTGCAGCAAAGAAGGTCCCTGGTGTTAGTTATACAGTAGTCTTGAGAGGTGATTCAACTCTACGTGGTCATTTCCCAGAG GAAGCTGACGCTGCTGTCTCAGTATTAGGTGAGATGGATGCTTGGATAATCTGTCCATTTTTTCTTCAAGGTGGGAGATACACTATTAATGACGTCCACTACGTCGCAGACTCTGATAG ATTAATTCCTGCTGGTGAAACCGAATTTGCCAAGGATGCAGCTTTTGGCTATAAAACTTCCAATCTAAGACAG TGGGTTGAAGAGAAGACAAGAGGACGGGTTTCGGAGAACCAAGTTTCAACAATTTCCATAACTCTCTTGCATAAACAAGGACCAACTGCTGTCTGTGAGCATCTCTGTAGCTTGGAGAAG GGCTCTGTGTGCATCGTAAATGCTGCTAGTAACAGGGACATGGCCGTCTTTGCTTCTGGAATGATCCAG GCTGAATTGAAAGGAAAGCGGTTTCTCTGCCGCACAGCTGCAAGTTTTGTGAGCGCAAGGATTGGGATCAAGCCAAAGCCACCTATCTGTCCAAATGACCTTGGCTTAAAAAGAGCTTTAACTGGAGGCCTCATAATTGTTGGTTCGTATGTGCCAAAAACTACAAAGCAG GTTGATGAGTTGCGATCACAGTGCGGGCAATCTCTTCGAGTAATAGAG GTGTCTGTCGAGATGGTTTCAATGAAATCAATGGAGGACAGAGACCAAGAAATCAGTCGAATTGTTGAACTAGGGAATGCTTATATACAATCCAGAAAAGACACTCTAGTTGTCACCAGCCGCCAACTCATTACTGGAAAAA CTCCTGAAGAAAGCTTAGAAATTAATTATAAAGTGAGTTCAGCACTAATGGAGATTGTGAGAAGGATTGATAGTAAACCTCATTACATCATTGCAAAG GGAGGAATCACTTCATCTGATATTGCTACAAAAGCTTTGGAAGCTAAACGTGCCAAAGTCATGGGACAAGCATTAGCTGGTGTACCATTGTGGCAGCTTGGTCCTGAGAGTAGATTTCCTGGGGTCCCTTACATTGTTTTTCCTG GTAATGTTGGTGATAACAGTGCTCTTGCTAAAGTGGTGAAAAGTTGGGCTTCCCCATCTAGAAGTTCTACAAAAGAACTTCTTCTT AATGCGGAGAAGGGCGGTTATGCTGTTGGTGCTTTCAATGTGTATAACCTTGAGGGAATTGAAGCTGTTGTTGCAGCAGCAGAGACTGAAAAGAGTCCTGCTATCCTGCAG ATTCATCCCAGTGCTCTGAAGCAAGGTGGAGTCCCATTGGTAGCATGTTGCATTGCTGCTGCAGAACAATCCAGT GTGCCTATCAGTGTTCACTATGATCACGGCATTTCCAAGTCAGACTTGCTTCAAGCTCTTGAAGCG GGATTTGATTCAGTCATGGTGGATGGTTCCCATCTAACTTTAGGGGAGAACATCTTATACACAAAGAGCATATCTTCCTTGGCTCATGCAAAAGGTTTACTTGTGGAAGCTGAGTTGGGTAGGCTCTCAGGCTCCGAAGATGGCCTGACCGTTGAAGAATATGAAGCAAGATTTACTGATGTTGCCCAG GCTGAGGGATTTATTGATGAGACAAGCATTGATGGTCTAGCAGTTTGCATTGGAAATGTTCATGGAAAATATCCACCTAGTGGACCAAACCTCAGATTTGACTTGCTAAAG GACCTTCGTGCATTGACCTTAAAGAAAGGAGTTAGCTTGGTTCTCCATGGAGCATCTGGTCTACCTCATGAGCTCGTAAAG GAGTGCATAGACTTGGGCGTGAGAAAATTCAATGTGAACACCGAGGTTCGGAATAGCTACCTGGAGTCCCTTAGAAAGCCAGAAAAGGACCTGATTCAGGTCATGGCGTCTGCTAAAGAAGCAATGAAAGCTGTGGTAGCAGAGAAGCTGCGCCTCTTTGGATCTTCTGGGAAAGCCTGA
- the LOC136527058 gene encoding uncharacterized protein isoform X4 — protein MSSTAAPVAFIGADELSVELAASFLRSGARVRSFVPEAERSPSAALAELNGLLRCASPVEAARDAALVVVLSDAGGVDELFFGVEGIAKGLCAGSIVLIRSTLLPSQLEKLEQKLTGEKKDVFLLDGYIFSGLSDELKQQIIIVASGRQDIAERARKFFHSLYNIVYFAEGEFCTSSKLRVVNDLLEGIHFVASMEAMYLGVRAGIHPSIIYDIISNAAGSSRIFVELVPKLLSEDPLLIDILNSARKNASHVMDMAKSVTFPLPLLGVAYQQLIHGSSAVTADGSASPLKVWEASFGVNIVDAASQQIYDASTLADQLVMESKAANQIGFIGLGAMGFGMASHLLKSGFCVVAYDVRTLLTFLSFPTPQFAQCIVAVRFADLGGSTKGSPEEVAKDVEILIIMVANESQADSVLFGNAGAVPVLSAGTSVILSSTVSPGFVIHLNRRLEAECRQIKLVDAPVSGGVKRAADGTLTIMASGTDEALHCTGSVLSALNEKLYVIKGGCGAARMFGNRVPHMLDNDYTPYSAVDIFVKDLGIVSSESSNSRIPVHVSTIAHQLFISGSASGWGRYDDAAVVKVYETLTSVKVEGKAPMLSKEDVLRSLPAEWTEDPIDNLVPIASQSSKKILVVLDDDPTGTQTVHDIEVLTEWPVEALVEQFLKLPTCFFILTNSRSMTADKAMLLVQTICRNLEAAAKKVPGVSYTVVLRGDSTLRGHFPEEADAAVSVLGEMDAWIICPFFLQGGRYTINDVHYVADSDRLIPAGETEFAKDAAFGYKTSNLRQWVEEKTRGRVSENQVSTISITLLHKQGPTAVCEHLCSLEKGSVCIVNAASNRDMAVFASGMIQAELKGKRFLCRTAASFVSARIGIKPKPPICPNDLGLKRALTGGLIIVGSYVPKTTKQVDELRSQCGQSLRVIEVSVEMVSMKSMEDRDQEISRIVELGNAYIQSRKDTLVVTSRQLITGKTPEESLEINYKVSSALMEIVRRIDSKPHYIIAKGGITSSDIATKALEAKRAKVMGQALAGVPLWQLGPESRFPGVPYIVFPGNVGDNSALAKVVKSWASPSRSSTKELLLNAEKGGYAVGAFNVYNLEGIEAVVAAAETEKSPAILQIHPSALKQGGVPLVACCIAAAEQSSVPISVHYDHGISKSDLLQALEAGFDSVMVDGSHLTLGENILYTKSISSLAHAKGLLVEAELGRLSGSEDGLTVEEYEARFTDVAQAEGFIDETSIDGLAVCIGNVHGKYPPSGPNLRFDLLKDLRALTLKKGVSLVLHGASGLPHELVKECIDLGVRKFNVNTEVRNSYLESLRKPEKDLIQVMASAKEAMKAVVAEKLRLFGSSGKA, from the exons ATGTCGTCGACCGCGGCCCCCGTGGCCTTCATCGGCGCGGACGAGCTCAGCGTCGAGCTCGCCGCCTCCTTCCTCCGCTCCGGCGCCCGCGTCCGCTCGTTCGTCCCCGAG GCGGAACGGTCGCCATCTGCGGCGCTCGCGGAGTTGAATGGCCTCCTCCGGTGCGCGAGCCCAGTGGAAGCCGCGCGAG ATGCTGCGCTGGTCGTTGTGCTAAGCGATGCTGGTGGAGTTGACGAGTTGTTCTTCGGAGTTGAGGGTATCGCGAAAG GATTATGCGCGGGTTCGATTGTATTGATTCGTTCGACATTGCTGCCTAGCCAGTTGGAGAAGCTGGAGCAGAAGCTTACAG GTGAGAAGAAGGATGTCTTCCTTCTGGATGGATACATTTTCAGTGGTTTATCTGATGAACTAAAGCAACAGATTATT ATTGTTGCATCTGGGAGACAGGACATAGCAGAAAGAGCTAGAAAGTTTTTCCATA GTCTATACAATATCGTTTACTTTGCTGAAGGTGAATTTTGCACTAGCAG CAAACTTAGGGTGGTGAATGATTTGCTGGAGGGCATTCATTTTGTTGCGTCTATGGAAGCAATGTATCTTGGTGTTCGAGCTGGGATTCATCCATCAATTATCTATGACATAATATCGAATGCTGCTGGGAGCTCAAG GATATTTGTGGAGTTAGTTCCAAAACTTCTGAGTGAGGATCCTTTGCTTATTGATATTCTAAACTCAGCAAGGAAAAATGCA AGCCATGTGATGGATATGGCAAAATCAGTAACATTTCCGCTGCCACTTCTGGGTGTTGCCTATCAACAATTGATACATG GTTCTTCAGCAGTAACTGCAGATGGATCTGCCTCACCACTGAAG GTTTGGGAAGCATCATTTGGAGTAAATATTGTAGATGCTGCCAGTCAACAAATCTATGATGCAAGCACATTAGCTGATCAGCTtgttatggaatctaaagcagCAAACCAGATTGGCTTCATTGGTCTTGGAGCTATGGGCTTTGGAATGGCATCCCATTTGCTGAAATCAGGGTTCTGTGTTGTTGCTTATGATGTGAGAACTCTTCTGACTTTCTTATCCTTCCCAACTCCACAATTTGCCCAATGTATTGTTGCAGTAAG GTTTGCTGATTTAGGTGGATCAACAAAAGGTTCTCCTGAGGAAGTAGCAAAAG ATGTGGAAATACTTATTATCATGGTTGCAAATGAGTCTCAAGCTGATAGTGTTCTTTTTGGAAATGCTGGTGCTGTACCAG TGTTATCTGCTGGAACATCTGTCATCCTTTCTTCTACAGTTTCTCCTGGATTTGTGATCCACCTCAACAGAAGATTAGAAG CTGAATGCCGACAGATAAAGTTGGTTGATGCTCCAGTATCTGGTGGTGTCAAAAGGGCGGCAGATGGGACACTAACT ATAATGGCTTCAGGGACAGATGAAGCTCTGCATTGCACTGGTTCTGTTCTGTCAG CGCTGAATGAAAAGTTGTATGTAATCAAAGGAGGATGTGGAGCTGCAAG GATGTTTGGAAATCGTGTGCCACACATGCTCGATAATGATTATACACCTTATTCTGCAGTGGATATATTTGTCAAGGATCTG GGTATAGTATCTTCTGAAAGTTCCAATTCGAGGATTCCAGTGCACGTCTCTACTATTGCCCACCAGCTGTTTATTTCAG GATCTGCTTCTGGGTGGGGTAGATATGACGATGCTGCCGTTGTGAAG GTCTATGAGACATTAACTAGTGTAAAAGTTGAAGGGAAGGCTCCCATGCTCAGTAAAGAAGATGTCCTTCGTTCTCTTCctgctgaatggacagaagatCCAATTGATAATCTTGTACCTATTGCATCTCAAAGTAGCAAAAAGATTCTTGTAGTTTTAGATGATGATCCAACTGGGACTCAAACAGTTCATGATATAGAAGTTTTAACTGAATG GCCTGTTGAAGCCCTTGTCGAACAGTTTCTCAAGCTACCAACTTGCTTTTTTATTTTGACAAACTCTCGTTCCATGACTGCTGATAAG GCCATGCTGCTAGTACAAACTATCTGCAGAAATCTTGAAGCTGCAGCAAAGAAGGTCCCTGGTGTTAGTTATACAGTAGTCTTGAGAGGTGATTCAACTCTACGTGGTCATTTCCCAGAG GAAGCTGACGCTGCTGTCTCAGTATTAGGTGAGATGGATGCTTGGATAATCTGTCCATTTTTTCTTCAAGGTGGGAGATACACTATTAATGACGTCCACTACGTCGCAGACTCTGATAG ATTAATTCCTGCTGGTGAAACCGAATTTGCCAAGGATGCAGCTTTTGGCTATAAAACTTCCAATCTAAGACAG TGGGTTGAAGAGAAGACAAGAGGACGGGTTTCGGAGAACCAAGTTTCAACAATTTCCATAACTCTCTTGCATAAACAAGGACCAACTGCTGTCTGTGAGCATCTCTGTAGCTTGGAGAAG GGCTCTGTGTGCATCGTAAATGCTGCTAGTAACAGGGACATGGCCGTCTTTGCTTCTGGAATGATCCAG GCTGAATTGAAAGGAAAGCGGTTTCTCTGCCGCACAGCTGCAAGTTTTGTGAGCGCAAGGATTGGGATCAAGCCAAAGCCACCTATCTGTCCAAATGACCTTGGCTTAAAAAGAGCTTTAACTGGAGGCCTCATAATTGTTGGTTCGTATGTGCCAAAAACTACAAAGCAG GTTGATGAGTTGCGATCACAGTGCGGGCAATCTCTTCGAGTAATAGAG GTGTCTGTCGAGATGGTTTCAATGAAATCAATGGAGGACAGAGACCAAGAAATCAGTCGAATTGTTGAACTAGGGAATGCTTATATACAATCCAGAAAAGACACTCTAGTTGTCACCAGCCGCCAACTCATTACTGGAAAAA CTCCTGAAGAAAGCTTAGAAATTAATTATAAAGTGAGTTCAGCACTAATGGAGATTGTGAGAAGGATTGATAGTAAACCTCATTACATCATTGCAAAG GGAGGAATCACTTCATCTGATATTGCTACAAAAGCTTTGGAAGCTAAACGTGCCAAAGTCATGGGACAAGCATTAGCTGGTGTACCATTGTGGCAGCTTGGTCCTGAGAGTAGATTTCCTGGGGTCCCTTACATTGTTTTTCCTG GTAATGTTGGTGATAACAGTGCTCTTGCTAAAGTGGTGAAAAGTTGGGCTTCCCCATCTAGAAGTTCTACAAAAGAACTTCTTCTT AATGCGGAGAAGGGCGGTTATGCTGTTGGTGCTTTCAATGTGTATAACCTTGAGGGAATTGAAGCTGTTGTTGCAGCAGCAGAGACTGAAAAGAGTCCTGCTATCCTGCAG ATTCATCCCAGTGCTCTGAAGCAAGGTGGAGTCCCATTGGTAGCATGTTGCATTGCTGCTGCAGAACAATCCAGT GTGCCTATCAGTGTTCACTATGATCACGGCATTTCCAAGTCAGACTTGCTTCAAGCTCTTGAAGCG GGATTTGATTCAGTCATGGTGGATGGTTCCCATCTAACTTTAGGGGAGAACATCTTATACACAAAGAGCATATCTTCCTTGGCTCATGCAAAAGGTTTACTTGTGGAAGCTGAGTTGGGTAGGCTCTCAGGCTCCGAAGATGGCCTGACCGTTGAAGAATATGAAGCAAGATTTACTGATGTTGCCCAG GCTGAGGGATTTATTGATGAGACAAGCATTGATGGTCTAGCAGTTTGCATTGGAAATGTTCATGGAAAATATCCACCTAGTGGACCAAACCTCAGATTTGACTTGCTAAAG GACCTTCGTGCATTGACCTTAAAGAAAGGAGTTAGCTTGGTTCTCCATGGAGCATCTGGTCTACCTCATGAGCTCGTAAAG GAGTGCATAGACTTGGGCGTGAGAAAATTCAATGTGAACACCGAGGTTCGGAATAGCTACCTGGAGTCCCTTAGAAAGCCAGAAAAGGACCTGATTCAGGTCATGGCGTCTGCTAAAGAAGCAATGAAAGCTGTGGTAGCAGAGAAGCTGCGCCTCTTTGGATCTTCTGGGAAAGCCTGA